One Caldisalinibacter kiritimatiensis DNA segment encodes these proteins:
- a CDS encoding FadR/GntR family transcriptional regulator: MSKEKVSVSDMVFKKIEERIINGDWPPGTKIMSEPQLAKQLNVSRMSVREAIEKMVALGILTKKQGEGTFVNKLGPSIYFNRLIPMITLDLDNYLEILEFRLITEVENARLCAQRHTPENIHELENCYNRMLEFKNDNQKFAESDMDFHLKIAECTQNSIITKVNIILKNLLEYHQKLLYKSLGPEGGIKDHRMILDAIKNKDSELSAIFMKRHIERTIQDIKKLNDKNT; this comes from the coding sequence ATGAGTAAAGAAAAGGTTAGTGTAAGTGATATGGTTTTTAAGAAGATTGAAGAAAGAATTATAAACGGGGATTGGCCCCCGGGAACTAAAATAATGTCTGAACCTCAATTAGCTAAACAGCTAAATGTCAGCAGAATGTCGGTAAGAGAAGCAATAGAAAAAATGGTTGCATTGGGTATATTAACAAAGAAACAGGGGGAAGGAACCTTTGTTAATAAATTAGGACCTTCTATATATTTTAATAGACTTATACCAATGATAACTCTTGACTTGGATAATTACTTAGAAATTTTAGAGTTTAGATTAATAACTGAAGTGGAAAATGCTAGACTTTGTGCACAGCGCCATACTCCAGAAAATATACATGAGCTAGAGAATTGCTATAATCGAATGTTAGAATTCAAAAACGATAATCAAAAATTTGCCGAATCCGACATGGATTTCCATCTCAAAATTGCAGAATGCACACAAAATTCAATAATTACAAAAGTAAATATAATATTAAAGAATTTACTAGAGTATCATCAAAAACTCTTATATAAGAGCTTAGGGCCTGAAGGTGGAATTAAGGACCATAGAATGATATTAGACGCTATAAAAAATAAGGATTCTGAACTTAGCGCTATATTCATGAAGAGACATATAGAAAGGA